From one Rhodoferax sp. PAMC 29310 genomic stretch:
- a CDS encoding DegQ family serine endoprotease: protein MKLNSFKSSQLVLALVAAGAIGGASVTALQHMGSAQAVSAPAVTTLVNPGVTVPDFAKITAQYGPAVVNISVTGMVKTSDEGPVVRRGGREDPFGNDPFFEFFRKFQPNGQGQSQQPDTPSRGQGSGFIVSADGIILTNAHVVRDAKEVTVKLTDRREFVAKVLGFDTKTDIAVLKIEAKNLPTVTIGKTSDLRAGEWVLAIGSPFGFENTVTAGVVSAKGRSLPDDSAVPFIQTDVAVNPGNSGGPLFNSRGEVVGINSQIYSRSGGYQGLSFAIPMDLASKIKDQIVAHGKVEHARLGVSVQEVNQALADSFKLSSPEGALISSVEKGGPADKAGLEPGDVIRKMNGQAVVSSGDLPAVISLATPGDKVQFEIWRKGESKTIEAQLGNANEKAADVASADPGTPQGRLGLALRPLQPDELRASGLPSGLLIQDVQGAAAYAGVQSGDLLLAVNGQVVSSVEQVRSVVAKSQKSVALLIQRGEDKIFVPVRLG from the coding sequence ATGAAACTCAACTCTTTCAAAAGCAGTCAGCTGGTTTTGGCCCTGGTGGCCGCTGGCGCCATCGGTGGCGCCAGTGTCACCGCTCTGCAGCACATGGGCTCTGCCCAAGCAGTTTCTGCCCCCGCCGTCACCACCCTGGTCAACCCGGGCGTGACTGTGCCCGACTTTGCCAAAATCACCGCGCAATACGGGCCGGCAGTGGTGAACATCAGCGTCACCGGCATGGTCAAAACGTCCGATGAAGGCCCGGTAGTCCGGCGTGGCGGCCGGGAAGACCCCTTTGGCAACGATCCGTTTTTTGAATTTTTCCGGAAATTTCAACCCAATGGGCAGGGGCAGTCTCAGCAACCCGACACACCGTCACGCGGCCAGGGGTCCGGCTTTATCGTCAGCGCAGACGGCATCATCCTGACCAACGCCCATGTGGTGCGGGATGCCAAAGAGGTCACGGTCAAGCTCACCGACCGACGGGAGTTCGTTGCCAAGGTACTGGGCTTCGACACCAAAACCGATATTGCCGTCCTCAAAATCGAGGCCAAAAACTTGCCCACCGTCACGATTGGAAAAACCAGTGACCTGCGTGCGGGTGAATGGGTGCTCGCGATTGGCTCGCCTTTTGGTTTCGAGAACACGGTCACCGCCGGAGTGGTCAGCGCCAAAGGTCGCTCCTTGCCGGATGACAGCGCTGTGCCCTTCATCCAGACCGATGTCGCGGTGAACCCCGGCAATTCCGGCGGGCCGCTGTTCAACAGCCGGGGCGAGGTCGTGGGTATCAATTCCCAAATCTACAGCCGAAGCGGTGGTTACCAGGGCCTGTCGTTTGCCATTCCCATGGACCTGGCCAGCAAAATCAAAGACCAAATCGTGGCGCACGGCAAGGTGGAGCACGCACGCCTTGGCGTGTCGGTCCAAGAGGTCAACCAGGCACTGGCGGACTCGTTCAAATTGAGCAGCCCCGAAGGCGCCCTGATATCCAGTGTGGAAAAAGGTGGGCCTGCTGACAAGGCCGGACTGGAACCTGGCGACGTCATTCGCAAAATGAACGGGCAGGCCGTGGTGTCCTCGGGCGATCTGCCGGCGGTCATCAGCCTTGCCACGCCGGGGGACAAAGTTCAGTTTGAGATTTGGCGCAAAGGCGAGTCCAAAACCATTGAGGCCCAGTTGGGCAATGCCAATGAAAAGGCGGCCGATGTGGCCAGCGCAGACCCTGGCACACCGCAGGGACGGTTGGGCCTGGCATTGCGTCCACTTCAGCCTGACGAACTGCGAGCCTCCGGCTTGCCTTCGGGACTTTTGATTCAAGATGTCCAGGGCGCTGCGGCTTACGCCGGCGTGCAAAGTGGTGACCTGCTGCTGGCCGTCAATGGGCAGGTCGTGAGCAGTGTGGAGCAGGTGCGCTCGGTTGTTGCCAAGTCGCAGAAATCCGTCGCCCTGTTGATTCAACGCGGTGAAGACAAGATTTTTGTACCGGTTCGTCTGGGCTAA
- the thiC gene encoding phosphomethylpyrimidine synthase ThiC, with product MNAPDKFTQLLSLSRKPLPASRKIYVPGAQSDVHVPMREIMQTNGEAVSVYDTSGPYTDPTAHIDVRQGLPTVRSSWIEKRGDTELYTGRTPYALDDGLKNGETETLALLRAQAAGLQRQPRRAKAGGSVSQMHYARQGIITPEMEYVAIRENQKLEWMAQYTGNAEREARLAGNSFGASIPRVMTPEFVRDEIARGRAIIPANINHPEIEPMAIGRNFLVKINANIGNSAVTSSIEEEVEKLVWSIRWGADTVMDLSTGKNIHTTRDWILRNSPVPIGTVPIYQALEKVGGVAEDLTWEIFRDTLIEQAEQGVDYFTVHAGVRLAFIHLTAQRMTGIVSRGGSIMAKWCIAHHKENFIYTHFDEMTEILKAYDVSYSLGDGLRPGSGADANDEAQFAELRTLGELTQQAWKQDVQVMIEGPGHVPLHMVQANMTEQLKHCHEAPFYTLGPLTTDIAPGYDHITSGIGAAMIGWFGTAMLCYVTPKEHLGLPDRDDVKVGIITYKIAAHVADVAKGHPGVRARDDALSKARFEFRWMDQFNLSLDPDTARDFHDETLPKDSSKVAHFCSMCGPKFCSMKISQEVREYAKIKGVTDEQALAEGMDAKSEEFKRGGGEIYIPIAKA from the coding sequence ACTCAGTTACTGAGCCTTTCCCGCAAGCCCTTGCCGGCTTCGCGCAAAATTTACGTGCCCGGCGCGCAGTCCGATGTGCATGTTCCCATGCGCGAAATCATGCAAACCAACGGGGAAGCTGTCTCTGTGTACGACACCTCGGGCCCCTACACCGACCCCACCGCCCACATTGACGTGCGCCAGGGTCTGCCCACCGTGCGCTCCAGCTGGATTGAGAAGCGCGGCGACACCGAGCTGTACACGGGCCGTACCCCTTACGCATTGGACGATGGCTTGAAAAACGGCGAGACCGAAACGCTGGCCTTGCTGCGCGCCCAAGCGGCCGGCCTGCAGCGCCAGCCGCGCCGTGCGAAAGCGGGTGGCAGTGTGTCTCAAATGCACTATGCCCGTCAAGGCATCATCACCCCTGAGATGGAGTACGTGGCCATTCGCGAGAACCAGAAGCTCGAATGGATGGCCCAGTACACCGGCAATGCCGAGCGCGAGGCGCGCCTGGCGGGCAACAGTTTTGGCGCCAGCATTCCCCGCGTGATGACGCCTGAGTTTGTGCGTGATGAAATCGCCCGTGGTCGCGCCATTATTCCGGCCAACATCAACCACCCCGAGATCGAGCCGATGGCGATTGGGCGCAATTTTCTGGTCAAGATCAACGCCAACATTGGCAACTCGGCGGTCACCTCCAGCATTGAGGAAGAGGTTGAGAAGTTGGTGTGGTCGATCCGCTGGGGCGCAGACACTGTCATGGACTTGTCCACTGGCAAAAACATCCACACTACCCGCGACTGGATTCTGCGCAACTCACCCGTGCCCATTGGCACGGTGCCGATTTACCAGGCGCTGGAAAAGGTAGGCGGCGTGGCCGAAGACCTGACCTGGGAAATCTTCCGTGACACGCTCATCGAGCAGGCGGAGCAGGGCGTGGATTACTTCACCGTGCACGCGGGTGTCCGCCTGGCCTTCATCCACCTCACCGCCCAACGCATGACTGGCATCGTGTCACGCGGGGGCTCCATCATGGCCAAGTGGTGTATTGCCCACCACAAAGAAAATTTCATCTACACCCACTTTGATGAGATGACTGAAATTTTGAAGGCCTACGACGTGAGTTACTCGCTGGGCGATGGCTTGCGCCCCGGTTCTGGCGCGGACGCCAATGACGAAGCCCAGTTTGCCGAACTTCGCACCCTGGGTGAGTTGACACAGCAAGCCTGGAAGCAAGATGTGCAGGTCATGATCGAAGGCCCTGGCCATGTGCCCCTGCACATGGTGCAGGCCAATATGACCGAGCAGCTCAAGCACTGCCACGAAGCCCCGTTCTACACACTGGGACCACTGACCACCGACATCGCACCCGGCTACGACCACATCACCAGCGGCATTGGCGCGGCGATGATTGGTTGGTTTGGCACCGCCATGCTGTGCTACGTGACGCCCAAAGAGCACCTGGGTTTGCCTGACCGTGACGACGTGAAGGTCGGCATCATCACCTACAAAATCGCCGCCCACGTGGCCGACGTGGCCAAGGGCCACCCCGGCGTGCGCGCCCGTGATGACGCCTTGTCCAAAGCCCGCTTTGAGTTCCGCTGGATGGACCAGTTCAACCTGTCGCTGGACCCTGACACCGCACGTGACTTCCATGACGAAACCCTGCCAAAAGACTCGTCCAAAGTGGCGCATTTCTGCTCCATGTGCGGACCCAAGTTCTGCTCCATGAAGATTTCGCAAGAGGTACGGGAGTACGCCAAGATCAAAGGTGTGACGGACGAGCAGGCACTGGCTGAAGGCATGGACGCCAAGTCAGAAGAGTTCAAGCGTGGCGGCGGCGAGATCTACATCCCGATTGCAAAAGCTTGA